The Tenebrio molitor chromosome 5, icTenMoli1.1, whole genome shotgun sequence genome has a segment encoding these proteins:
- the LOC138131676 gene encoding protein tramtrack, beta isoform-like: MTSKQFCLKWNNFQNNILNAFESLQNTEDLTDVTLTCEGINVKAHKFILSACSPYFRTVFKENPCSHPIIILKDVLYTDLIAIINFMYHGEVLVSEEQLASFLQTAKLLQVSGLNNTNENVSKKTPKKTKLQKIDTLEQPSKKAKFLNKPKSKVINSDNVHPNSPKETNVVKESSSLTQESDKIKTSSNESEEEYCADVNENVEVVVSEKGDQQSSILEAALEKPESILERSLMSQPVAGKSPSSLPYGQEQLNLLQGLSDVPKSVFIPRKPPEMELDKRIIKSTSSGSSSPSTFDRPTEFLQQTIKIEEDSYDSSEPLPDDIIQREGSIHISRAVEVQPHHSSQCGNCPHCGKVYSNQSALKYHVRLVHSDLTNMYCCHLCPEAFNYREGYKKHMVEVHCIRN; the protein is encoded by the exons ATGActtcaaaacaattttgtttaaaatggaATAATTTTCAGAATAATATTCTGAATGCCTTTGAAAGTTTGCAAAATACAGAAGACCTCACAGATGTCACGTTAACATGCGAAGGAATTAATGTGAAAGCACacaaattcattttatctGCTTGCAGCCCTTACTTTCGCACTGTTTTTAAG GAAAATCCATGTTCCCatccaataataattttaaaagacGTTTTATATACTGACCTAATTgccataataaattttatgtatCATGGTGAAGTTCTAGTATCTGAAGAGCAATTAGCTTCCTTTTTACAGACTGCCAAACTCTTACAAGTATCTGGTTTAAACAAtacaaatgaaaatgtttcaaaaaagaCTCCAAAGAAAACcaagttacaaaaaattgatacTCTTGAGCAACCatcaaaaaaagcaaaatttttgaataagccaaaaTCAAAAGTGATAAATAGTGATAATGTTCATCCAAATTCCCCTAAAGAAACAAATGTGGTTAAAGAATCCTCAAGTTTAACTCAAGAgtcagataaaataaaaaccagtTCTAATGAAAGTGAGGAAGAGTATTGTGCAGATGTCAATGAAAATGTAGAAGTTGTTGTGAGTGAAAAGGGAGATCAGCAGAGTTCTATTCTGGAAGCTGCTCTTGAGAAGCCTGAGAGTATCCTAGAAAGATCATTAATGTCACAGCCAGTTGCTG GAAAGTCTCCTTCATCTCTTCCTTATGGCCAAGAACAACTAAATCTACTCCAAGGCTTGTCTGATGTCCCCAAGTCAGTTTTTATCCCCAGGAAACCACCAGAAATGGAACTGGACAAACGAATAATTAAATCCACATCATCTGGTTCATCCAGCCCATCAACTTTCGACCGTCCAACAGAATTTCTCcaacaaacaattaaaattgaagaagATTCCTATGATAGTAGTGAGCCATTACCAGATGATATTATACAAAGAGAAGGAAGTATTCACATTTCAAGGGCTGTGGAGGTACAACCTCATCACAGTTCACAGTGTGGAAACTGTCCACACTGTggtaaagtttattcaaacCAATCTGCCTTAAAATATCATGTTAGACTGGTGCATTCAGATTTGACAAACATGTATTGTTGTCATTTATGTCCTGAAGCCTTTAATTATAGAGAGGGTTACAAGAAACACATGGTTGAAGTCCATTGTATAAGAAACTAG
- the LOC138131685 gene encoding uncharacterized protein isoform X2 yields the protein MALLNKLVYCIAISSIVRALPTTNSPKPYQTENIDDSYNPQSYSDTPAYEAFALPTNLQLPKSEPSQVPFFAPDLNTALKAPQYNSEPNYYQVPVPSQDLIAPSEKSWNPNNDPKFFYEVPASLTQQNIPTNYYPKKFNKEIHIKSKPYSSKPKQEIVLKPIDEKQFIAKQKSLNKVFDSLAKNENQKELQSQQAVQI from the exons GTATACTGCATTGCTATTAGTTCGATAGTAAGAGCGTTACCGACTACAAATAGCCCGAAGCCATACCAAACCGAAAACATCGACGACAGCTACAATCCACAAAGTTACAGCGATACACCTGCATACGAAGCCTTTGCGCTGCCAACAAATCTTCAGTTGCCAAAATCAGAACCGTCTCAAGTTCCTTTCTTCGCCCCCGACCTGAACACAGCTTTGAAAGCTCCGCAATACAATTCCGAACCAAACTACTATCAAGTACCGGTCCCATCGCAAGATCTGATCGCGCCGTCCGAAAAATCATGGAATCCCAACAACGACCCTAAATTCTTTTACGAAGTTCCTGCATCCCTGACTCAACAAAACATACCGACTAACTACTACcccaaaaaattcaacaaagaaATTCACATCAAAAGTAAACCATATTCCAGCAAGCCCAAACAAGAGATTGTTCTCAAACCCATTGACGAGAAGCAGTTTATCGCCAAACAGAAAAGCTTGAACAAGGTCTTTGATAGCTTGgccaaaaatgaaaatcaaaaagaaCTTCAG TCACAACAGGCAGTTCAGATATGA
- the LOC138131685 gene encoding uncharacterized protein isoform X1, with amino-acid sequence MALLNKLVYCIAISSIVRALPTTNSPKPYQTENIDDSYNPQSYSDTPAYEAFALPTNLQLPKSEPSQVPFFAPDLNTALKAPQYNSEPNYYQVPVPSQDLIAPSEKSWNPNNDPKFFYEVPASLTQQNIPTNYYPKKFNKEIHIKSKPYSSKPKQEIVLKPIDEKQFIAKQKSLNKVFDSLAKNENQKELQVPKFFAQPKLSDSRFTERFDTESVAPHGGFGKGASADLTASLGISSPLTHSSSSSAPHGERHEFHMTGHDGPHSYKWGFDTGKGHNRQFRYEERDKEGIVKGHFGFFDKLGKLQMVNYDAHPHEGYHADGNFGKF; translated from the exons GTATACTGCATTGCTATTAGTTCGATAGTAAGAGCGTTACCGACTACAAATAGCCCGAAGCCATACCAAACCGAAAACATCGACGACAGCTACAATCCACAAAGTTACAGCGATACACCTGCATACGAAGCCTTTGCGCTGCCAACAAATCTTCAGTTGCCAAAATCAGAACCGTCTCAAGTTCCTTTCTTCGCCCCCGACCTGAACACAGCTTTGAAAGCTCCGCAATACAATTCCGAACCAAACTACTATCAAGTACCGGTCCCATCGCAAGATCTGATCGCGCCGTCCGAAAAATCATGGAATCCCAACAACGACCCTAAATTCTTTTACGAAGTTCCTGCATCCCTGACTCAACAAAACATACCGACTAACTACTACcccaaaaaattcaacaaagaaATTCACATCAAAAGTAAACCATATTCCAGCAAGCCCAAACAAGAGATTGTTCTCAAACCCATTGACGAGAAGCAGTTTATCGCCAAACAGAAAAGCTTGAACAAGGTCTTTGATAGCTTGgccaaaaatgaaaatcaaaaagaaCTTCAGGTACCAAAATTCTTCGCGCAGCCTAAGCTGTCCGACTCGAGGTTTACCGAGCGGTTCGATACCGAAAGCGTGGCGCCTCATGGAGGGTTCGGCAAGGGTGCCAGCGCTGACTTAACTGCTTCTCTTGGAATCTCTTCTCCTCTTACtcattcttcttcttcttcagcCCCTCACGGGGAGCGTCACGAGTTTCATATGACAGGGCATGATGGACCTCACAGCTACAAATGGGGTTTTGACACTGGCAAAGG TCACAACAGGCAGTTCAGATATGAAGAAAGAGATAAGGAGGGGATTGTGAAGGGTCATTTCGGTTTCTTCGACAAGCTTGGAAAACTCCAAATGGTCAACTACGACGCACATCCCCACGAAGGTTACCACGCAGATGGCAACTTCGGCAAATTCTAA
- the Dera gene encoding deoxyribose-phosphate aldolase, whose translation MFERNPGCELDLGWLNNVNINLNAVNNAVQNLLNARELKDEHRAAWLLRAITCIDLTTLGGDDTPSNISRLCHKAAKPLPKDLLNELGFEYGADCAIRTAAICVYPSRVEDVVKTLKKLNVLDKINVASVATGFPSGQMPLKTRLEEIKYAVEKGATEIDIVIDRSLVLTGKWEVLYQEIQQMKEACGTAHMKAILATGELGTLNNIYKASLVAMMAGSDFIKTSTGKESINATLPFGIVMSRAIKEYYDKYEYKVGLKPAGGIRTSNDAISWLVMVKEVLGNEWLNNELFRFGASGLLGDIEYNLFKYVTQCYPAPYEFTMG comes from the exons atgtttgaaagaaATCCTGGTTGCGAGTTGG atttagGATGGCTTAACAATGTCAACATTAATTTGAACGCTGTGAATAATGCTGTACAAAATCTTCTAAATGCTCGTGAACTGAAAGATGAACATAGAGCAGCCTGGTTACTGAGAGCAATTACATGCATTGATTTAACAACTTTGGGAGGAGATGATACCCCAAGCAATATTTCAAGACTGTgtcacaaa GCTGCAAAACCTTTACCAAAAGATTTGTTAAATGAACTTGGATTTGAATATGGTGCAGACTGTGCTATAAGGACTGCAGCTATTTGTGTTTATCCTTCTCGTGTTGAGGATGTGGTTAAAACCTTAAAGAAGTTAAATGTTCTAGATAAGATAAATGTTGCTTCTG TGGCAACTGGGTTTCCTAGTGGACAAATGCCTTTAAAAACGCGtttagaagaaattaaatatgcTGTTGAGAAAGGGGCTACAGAAATTGATATTGTAATTGACCGTAGCCTTGTGCTTACTGGTAAATGGGAAGTGCTGTATCAGGAAATTCAACAAATGAAAGAAGCTTGTGGTACAGCACACATGAAGGCTATTTTAGCTACAGGAGAATTGGGGACATTAAATAAT ATTTATAAAGCCTCTCTTGTTGCAATGATGGCAGGTTCTGATTTTATCAAAACATCAACAGGTAAGGAGAGCATAAATGCCACCTTACCCTTTGGCATTGTAATGAGTAGAGCTATTAAAGAATATTATGACAAATATGAATATAAG GTGGGGTTGAAACCTGCTGGTGGCATAAGAACTAGTAATGATGCCATTTCTTGGCTGGTAATGGTAAAAGAAGTTTTGGGAAATGAATGGCTTAACAATGAATTGTTTCGTTTCGGCGCTTCAGGACTCTTGGGTGATATAGAATATAATTTGTTCAAGTATGTAACACAATGTTATCCTGCTCCTTATGAATTTACAATGGGTTAA